In a genomic window of Myxococcales bacterium:
- a CDS encoding MBL fold metallo-hydrolase → MSSLLEWAESVWTGAARTDHTSIITGGMGTPMTEVAPGVAFLANFANVIAIDGGDGVGLIDTGSFMTAQRVFAEVTRWRTAPVVAAVYTHGHVDHAMGVGPFDDAAVAAGRPRPRVYAHEAVAARFDRYKLTAGWNTAINTRQFRVPGLRWPTEYRYPDVTYRGHWKLAIGEVKVELHHALGETDDHTWAWLPDARVLCTGDLFIWAAPNCGNPQKVQRYVREWADALDAMRALAPAVLLPGHGAPIIGADRVAQALAETATLLRTIHDQTVAAMNQGLCLDEVVASVAIPSALLERPYLRPVYDDPAFIIRNVWRRYGGWWDGNPAHLLPPRERALAAEVAALAGGGAALAARAEAVAATDLALACQLAEWAAAAAPDDAGVRAIRAAVYKQRATAQPSLMAKSIFTAASEGR, encoded by the coding sequence ATGTCGTCCTTGCTCGAGTGGGCCGAGTCGGTCTGGACCGGCGCGGCCCGGACTGACCACACCTCGATCATCACCGGGGGCATGGGCACGCCCATGACCGAGGTCGCGCCGGGCGTGGCCTTCCTCGCCAACTTCGCCAACGTGATCGCGATCGACGGCGGCGACGGCGTCGGGCTGATCGACACCGGCAGCTTCATGACCGCGCAGCGGGTGTTCGCCGAGGTCACGCGCTGGCGGACCGCGCCGGTGGTGGCCGCGGTCTACACCCACGGGCACGTCGACCACGCGATGGGCGTCGGGCCGTTCGACGACGCGGCCGTGGCGGCCGGGCGCCCGCGGCCCCGGGTCTACGCCCACGAGGCGGTCGCCGCCCGGTTCGATCGCTACAAGCTGACCGCCGGCTGGAACACCGCGATCAACACCCGGCAGTTCCGCGTGCCGGGCCTCCGGTGGCCGACCGAGTACCGCTACCCCGACGTCACCTACCGCGGCCACTGGAAGCTGGCGATCGGCGAGGTCAAGGTCGAGCTGCACCACGCGCTCGGCGAGACCGACGATCACACCTGGGCCTGGCTGCCCGACGCCCGCGTGCTGTGCACCGGCGATCTGTTCATCTGGGCCGCGCCCAACTGCGGCAACCCGCAGAAGGTCCAGCGCTACGTGCGCGAGTGGGCCGACGCGCTCGACGCGATGCGCGCGCTGGCGCCCGCGGTGCTCTTGCCCGGCCACGGCGCGCCGATCATCGGCGCCGATCGGGTCGCCCAGGCCCTGGCCGAGACCGCGACGCTCCTGCGCACGATCCACGATCAGACCGTGGCCGCGATGAACCAGGGGCTCTGCCTCGACGAGGTGGTCGCGTCGGTCGCGATCCCGAGCGCGCTGCTCGAGCGGCCGTACCTGCGCCCGGTCTACGACGATCCGGCGTTCATCATCCGCAACGTCTGGCGCCGCTACGGCGGCTGGTGGGACGGCAACCCGGCCCACCTGCTGCCGCCGCGCGAGCGCGCGCTCGCGGCCGAGGTGGCGGCGCTGGCCGGCGGCGGCGCGGCGCTCGCGGCCCGGGCCGAGGCGGTGGCCGCGACCGATCTGGCGCTGGCGTGTCAGCTGGCCGAGTGGGCGGCCGCGGCCGCGCCCGACGACGCCGGCGTGCGCGCGATCCGCGCGGCGGTGTACAAGCAGCGCGCGACCGCGCAGCCGAGCCTGATGGCCAAGAGCATCTTCACGGCGGCCAGCGAGGGCCGATGA